From a region of the Alnus glutinosa chromosome 1, dhAlnGlut1.1, whole genome shotgun sequence genome:
- the LOC133858914 gene encoding protein POOR HOMOLOGOUS SYNAPSIS 1, whose translation MAGTLAIVPNERVNEAVTAIREQWEIQFARFFSYPTLSSTCPDLVPLTRKVRNRRRQGTWVSSSSSAVLQLANDLSSSKAILTVCFRGMNLEQHYVSKLHFSWPHVSCLSGYPARGIRAVFVSYKDHVGEIQKFALRFSTNYETEIFINALKDILKDPGDFAPINSNVGSEILSQSEFMSSNGHPDRACEENLSFMNTVQAYTPQMSPSFNTEVEQHSSEQEKETVVSHEFEEMVAALPPSFTSLLTNCYSEVTQGATKSSVCEEVDLKSQIMRYMEDSSFQDMLMKVEKVISEMGGDLSL comes from the exons ATGGCGGGAACTCTGGCAATAGTACCGAACGAACGCGTGAATGAGGCGGTGACCGCCATTAGAGAGCAGTGGGAGATCCAGTTCGCTCGCTTCTTCAGCTACCCTACTCTCTCCTCCACGTGTCCCGATCTCGTGCCTCTTACTCGGAAAGTCCGAAACCGACGTCGACAAGGTACCTGGgtctcttcctcctcctccgccGTTCTGCAGCTCGCGAACGACCTCTCCAGCTCCAAAGCCATCCTCACCGTCTGTTTCAGAGGGATGAATCTC GAACAGCACTACGTGTCCAAGCTGCACTTCTCCTGGCCTCATGTGTCATGCCTATCCGGATATCCTGCCAGGGGCATCAGAGCAGTCTTTGTGAGCTACAAAGATCATGTAGGCGAG ATCCAGAAGTTTGCTTTGCGATTTTCAACAAATTATGAAACAGAGATATTCATAAATGCTTTGAAG GATATCTTGAAGGATCCGGGGGATTTTGCACCTATAAATAGCAACGTTGGATCTGAAATTTTATCACAATCTGAGTTCATGTCTTCTAATGGACACCCTGATAG AGCTTGTGAGGAGAACTTGAGTTTTATGAATACTGTCCAAGCTTATACACCTCAAATGTCACCAAGCTTTAACACTGAAGTTGAGCAACACTCGTCTGAGCAGGAAAAGGAAACTGTAGTTAGTCatgaatttgaagaaatggTTGCAGCATTACCCCCCAGCTTCACATCGTTGCTTACCAACTGTTACTCTGAGGTCACCCAAG GTGCAACCAAATCATCTGTTTGCGAGGAAGTTGATCTCAAATCCCAAATCATG AGATACATGGAAGATTCTTCCTTCCAAG ATATGCTGATGAAAGTGGAGAAAGTTATCAGCGAAATGGGAGGTGATTTGTCACTGTAG
- the LOC133876983 gene encoding peroxidase 5-like: MEVGRVIVVTILAYCSIFLLSEAIRHVGNDLNVGFYDKTCPQAEQIVADVVSRGMAMNRGNAAGLIRLFFHDCFVNGCDASILLDSTPSGESVEKESGANSGTLRGLEIIDKIKAQLEQECPDIVSCADILSFASREAVARSGLSYYHVPAGRRDGLSSRADDTRGNIPGPSLHVDAIAEIFTRKGLTVEEMVVLTGAHSVGASHCKFFDYRLYNFSSTNRRDPDLNIVYANFISSLCPPQQSLLAQVRGNQPVDFDHISPNRLENTFYLKLLKGIALLESDQGLANDPRTREIVHRMAFNREAWSNKFTQAMIRLGRVDVLTGREGEIRKDCRAVN, encoded by the exons ATGGAAGTGGGCCGCGTAATTGTCGTGACAATATTGGCGTACTGCTCCATCTTCCTCCTCTCCGAGGCAATCAGGCATGTGGGGAACGACTTAAATGTTGGATTCTACGATAAAACTTGCCCCCAAGCCGAGCAAATTGTGGCTGATGTTGTTTCCAGGGGCATGGCGATGAATCGAGGCAACGCTGCTGGCCTCATCCGCCTCTTTTTCCACGATTGCTTTGTCAAT GGCTGTGATGCCTCAATTCTGTTGGACTCAACGCCATCTGGTGAAAGTGTAGAGAAAGAATCAGGAGCCAACAGTGGCACCCTCCGGGGCCTTGAAATAATTGACAAGATCAAGGCACAGCTTGAGCAGGAATGCCCTGACATTGTGTCTTGTGCTGATATATTATCATTTGCAAGCCGGGAAGCTGTTGCACGATCTGGTCTATCATACTATCATGTACCTGCCGGCCGCCGTGATGGTCTCTCTTCCCGTGCAGATGATACACGTGGTAACATTCCCGGTCCATCATTACATGTCGATGCTATAGCTGAAATCTTCACGAGGAAAGGCTTGACCGTAGAAGAAATGGTTGTCCTAACCGGTGCACACTCAGTTGGCGCTTCCCACTGCAAGTTCTTTGATTACAGACTATATAATTTCAGCTCAACTAATAGGAGAGACCCTGACCTTAACATAGTCTATGCTAATTTTATATCATCCTTGTGCCCACCCCAACAGTCTTTGCTTGCACAAGTCAGAGGTAATCAACCCGTGGACTTCGATCACATATCGCCCAACAGGCTGGAGAATACATTCTATCTCAAGCTGTTGAAAGGGATTGCACTGCTTGAATCTGATCAGGGATTGGCTAATGATCCCAGGACAAGGGAGATTGTGCATAGAATGGCTTTCAATCGAGAAGCATGGTCAAACAAGTTCACTCAGGCCATGATTAGGCTGGGGAGGGTGGATGTGCTCACTGGAAGAGAAGGGGAAATAAGGAAAGACTGTCGGGCTGTTAACTga